GCCATCGTCTCCTCGGCCATCGGCGGCGAAAACGTCGGTGAAGTGGTCGACGGGCTCGCGCGCTATCCAATCAATGTCCGGTATCCGCGCGACTATCGGGACTCCATCGAGCAACTGCGCAGTCTGCCGATCGTGACCGACAAGGGGCTGCAGATAACCCTGGCCGACGTTGCGCGCATCCAGGTCGTGCAAGGACCGCCAATGCTGCGCAGTGAAAATGCGCGGCTCTCCGGATGGATCTACGTCGACATTCGCGGCAGGGACCTGCGCTCGGCCGTGCTGGACATGCAGGCGGCGGTGGCCAAAGCCGTCCCGATGCCAGGCGGATACTCCCTGAGCTGGTCAGGGCAGTTCGAGTATCTCGAGCGCGCTACCGCCAAGCTGAAGGTGGTGGTGCCGTTCACCCTGTTGATCATCTTCGTCTTGCTTTATCTGGTGTTCGGCCGGCTGGATGAGGCGCTGCTCATCATGGGGACGCTACCGCTCGCCTTGATCGGCGGCTTCTGGCTACTCTATCTGCTGGGCTATAACCTGTCGGTAGCCGGGATTGTCGGCTTCATCGCACTCGCCGGGGTCGCTGCGGAATTTGGCGTCATCATGCTGCTCTATCTGAAACACGCTTGGCAGGAACGGCTTGAGGATGGTCAAAGCAATCTCGCGGCCCTGCTCGATGCGATCCAGGAAGGCGCCGTGCTGCGTGTGCGCCCGAAGGCGATGACCGTGGCGGTGATTCTGGCCGGCCTGCTTCCGATCATGTGGTCGCACGGCACCGGCTCAGAAGTAATGCAGCGCATCGCTGCCCCGATGGTTGGTGGCATGGTGACGGCGCCGCTGCTGTCCATGTTTGTGGTGCCGGCGGTGTACCTGCTGTTACGCCGCCGCCAGCTCAAGCAGACTTCCCTTTCCCCCCACCACCTCTCACCTCAGGAGGAATCGCAATGAAATACCTCAAAACCCTCGCGGCCGTCGTGGCCATCCTTACTGGGCCGGTCGCATTCGCCGCGGGTTCAATGGACGGCATGGACATGAAGGCCCCGGCCGCCTCACCACAGGCACCTCGACCGGTGCCCGCAGAGATCAAGAAGATCGATGCGCAAGCCGGCAAGGTTACGCTCAAGCACGGCCCCATCGAGAACCTGGGCATGCCCGGAATGACCATGGCGTTTCCGGTCAAGGATCGCGCCTCGCTTAGCCAGTTCAAGGAAGGCGAAGCCGTGTCGGTGACCTTCGACAAGGTGGATGGCGCGCCCACGGTCGTGGACATGCAGCGCAAATAATTCACGCCATGCGCGCACGGTTTGCTGCCAAGCAGGCCGTGCGCGCCCTAGCTCCTGGCAGGCTTGCTAATATCAAGCCGCCTGGTTTCGCGTTGCATTGCGCAGAGTCCCTGACAGGCCAGATCCAAATCGAACCCCTATCGTGCCCCGCTCCCTTTTTGATCTGCCCCACGATGTCCTTGTTGTCGTCCTGAGCTCACTGGCAATCATCCTTTGTATGCTCGGCCTGTTTGCCTGGTATGTCAGACGCCGACATGGCCCTGCCTCGAGAATGCGCAATCCGCGCGGCGCGGCGTCGCGTAAGCGCAACAGAAAATCGACGAGACGTCGCAAATAGCGGCCACAACGGTTCGTTCGCAGCGGAATTCGATGCAGCACCGGTTCGTGCCTGCCTCGGCATCGACGGGGCGGTCATGCCCTTGCTCGGCGCACTACGCTGCCGCCCAGACTAGCAACAACTCAGTCCGCCCATCATGCGCTGGTGCATCAACAGCATGCCGACCGCACCCAAGAGGGCGATCACGCCGATGGTAGCGCGTACGGTCAAGATGATTCTCCAAATGGTCGATCTATTCATGGCGCTCCCTTCCTGACGTCACCTTGCGTTGCCATCATCGCCGTCGCGATCTCCCGGGCAATGGCGCTTGGTCGAACGGACGCGCCCAATGCCTAATGGCAACCTCGTCATCGACGCGGCATGAGCTTGACGGAATGAGGGGGAGGTCGGCAAACCGCGCCAAGATGTGGGCTGTACTTGGTACCGCTGTGTGCAACTTGCCCTTGGGAGCATGCTCGCGTTCGGGATGATGATCAATGTTGCGCGGCATCATGGCTACTGCCTGTGCTGCCCCCCTTTTTCTGCTCCTGATTGGCCCGATGCCTGCGCTGCGGGCTGGCGCGGGCCAGCCGCACGGTGCCCACCAATCTCTGCACCGAACTGTTCATTGTTGTCGCCAGCCGACCGATCGACCATGTCGCGGTACTCGGTTGGCGTCAGGGCGGGCAGCTTATCCAGAAAAGCGACGAGATCCCAGATTGCCTCGTCGTCGTGATCGCTGCCCCACGCTGGCAT
This Cupriavidus nantongensis DNA region includes the following protein-coding sequences:
- a CDS encoding copper-binding protein, which codes for MKYLKTLAAVVAILTGPVAFAAGSMDGMDMKAPAASPQAPRPVPAEIKKIDAQAGKVTLKHGPIENLGMPGMTMAFPVKDRASLSQFKEGEAVSVTFDKVDGAPTVVDMQRK